Proteins encoded within one genomic window of Kibdelosporangium phytohabitans:
- a CDS encoding spherulation-specific family 4 protein: MVALFLPVPAGAAEMRQQTAIPAYWGPDTPEGMAIFNRLAQNRPTNGIVVLNGSRSMPELPFNAAWGTAIGKLAASGTKTLVYVDTGYLGVDFGHGSHRTRAGGTSIPEWLEQIRRDVDDWYDAYGPSGIGGIFLDQTILLCGPGDEYAKIYTQIRDHIRAKHPGAYIVINPGAPAERCYEDVADTMVSFEGDFDTYLTHTSPDWQRDHPESRKFWHLVHDVPTEADMRTAVARSKSNNAGFVYTTERTMQPYPWSGLASYWDAQLVAASGITDITPPHPPVGLTATTRADPAGARVRLSWQTPTDDVAISGYEVYANRVKIAETYDNAHQVTGLPHDKPYEFAIKARDAAGNLSAGSAPLLITTPSAGPPLTDAAVCLTPDFAEYRVSFGAVFAHHRVFIDSDDNPATGWNLPPGLPSGVDLLIENSFLYRYTGPGWAWERVPEAQPLVGEFGGSFTWRVPLAGHTRHTVVFSGFTADDPPDEYSPVITAEQVPSC; the protein is encoded by the coding sequence TTGGTCGCCCTGTTCCTGCCGGTGCCTGCCGGGGCGGCCGAGATGCGTCAGCAGACCGCCATTCCGGCATATTGGGGACCGGATACGCCAGAAGGCATGGCGATCTTCAACCGGTTGGCGCAAAACCGGCCGACGAATGGGATCGTGGTGCTCAACGGCAGTCGCAGCATGCCGGAGCTGCCGTTCAACGCGGCCTGGGGCACGGCGATCGGCAAGCTGGCCGCGTCCGGAACGAAAACGCTGGTGTACGTCGACACGGGTTATCTGGGGGTGGACTTCGGGCACGGCAGCCACCGGACCAGGGCGGGCGGAACTTCGATTCCGGAATGGCTCGAGCAAATCCGGCGCGACGTCGACGACTGGTACGACGCGTACGGTCCGAGCGGGATCGGCGGAATCTTCCTCGACCAGACGATTCTTCTCTGCGGACCCGGTGACGAGTACGCGAAGATCTACACGCAGATCCGCGACCACATCAGAGCCAAGCACCCAGGCGCGTACATAGTGATCAATCCTGGGGCGCCTGCCGAACGGTGTTACGAGGACGTGGCCGACACGATGGTCTCGTTCGAAGGCGATTTCGACACCTACCTGACGCACACTTCACCGGACTGGCAACGTGATCACCCGGAATCGCGCAAGTTCTGGCACCTCGTGCACGACGTGCCGACCGAAGCCGACATGCGAACCGCCGTCGCGCGCAGCAAGAGCAACAACGCCGGGTTCGTCTACACGACCGAACGCACGATGCAGCCGTACCCGTGGAGCGGCCTCGCGTCCTACTGGGACGCTCAGCTGGTCGCCGCGTCCGGGATCACCGACATCACACCGCCGCACCCACCGGTCGGGCTGACCGCGACGACCCGTGCCGACCCGGCGGGCGCCCGCGTGCGGTTGTCGTGGCAGACGCCGACGGACGACGTGGCGATATCGGGTTACGAGGTGTACGCCAATCGTGTGAAGATCGCGGAAACGTACGACAACGCCCATCAAGTCACCGGATTGCCGCACGACAAGCCATACGAGTTCGCGATCAAAGCGCGTGATGCCGCCGGAAATCTCTCGGCCGGGAGCGCGCCATTGTTGATCACGACACCGTCCGCCGGGCCGCCGTTGACGGACGCCGCCGTGTGCCTGACGCCTGACTTCGCGGAATACCGGGTGAGTTTCGGCGCCGTGTTCGCCCACCACCGGGTGTTCATCGACTCCGACGACAATCCGGCAACCGGATGGAACCTCCCGCCCGGCCTGCCGTCCGGTGTCGACCTCTTGATCGAGAACTCGTTTCTGTACCGGTATACCGGACCGGGCTGGGCGTGGGAACGAGTACCGGAAGCACAACCTCTGGTAGGGGAATTCGGAGGTTCTTTCACCTGGCGTGTCCCGCTGGCCGGTCATACCAGGCACACCGTCGTGTTCAGCGGATTCACCGCCGACGATCCGCCGGACGAGTACAGTCCGGTGATTACCGCCGAGCAGGTTCCGTCCTGTTGA